The following are from one region of the Microcoleus sp. bin38.metabat.b11b12b14.051 genome:
- a CDS encoding plasmid partition protein ParG, which translates to MATLTTSKTVSVKIYLPEETRAKFKASCAMRSLSMNEVLLEYIETWLQENEPVLESKPKRVKTATKTEETD; encoded by the coding sequence ATGGCAACTTTGACTACAAGTAAAACTGTGTCCGTAAAAATCTATCTACCTGAAGAGACAAGAGCCAAGTTCAAAGCATCTTGCGCCATGCGTAGCCTCAGCATGAATGAGGTTCTGTTGGAGTACATCGAAACCTGGTTGCAGGAAAACGAACCGGTTTTAGAGTCAAAGCCGAAGCGCGTCAAGACGGCTACCAAAACTGAGGAGACAGACTGA